Within the Tessaracoccus flavescens genome, the region CCAAGACCGAGAAGTCTCGACGCACAATTCATCGGGGACCTGTACCTTGACGCTGCAGGAATGGCCCACGAGGTGCTCAGCCCATCGCAGCTGAAGCAGTACAGGGCAGAAGCACGGAGGTTGACGGCGCTCACTGAAATTCCCCAGTTCTGCTCATCGAAATTCCTCACCCTGGGTCGCTCCGCCGCATGAGGCGGGCCCTCCCCGAGACTGGTGGTCTCTGACCACACACCACCTCGAGGAAGGCCCTTGTTCTTATGCTCTCAGAAAGGAGCAGCGTGGATATCCACGCTCTGAAACGGCAGGGGATGACGATCAGCGAGATCGCCCGCCGCACCAACCATGACCGCAAGACGATCCGCGCGTACTTGAACGGGGACCGGGTCCCGGGGCGGCGGCAACGCGCCGTGCCGGACTCGTTCGAGGCGTTCGTCGACTACGTGAGCGCGCGCCTATCGGAGGACCCGCATTTGTGGGCGGCGACGTTGCTCGACGAGCTGCGCCCGCTGGGCTACGCGGGGTCGTATCCGACGTTGACCCGACAGATCCGTGACCGCGGGCTGCGGCCGGCCTGCGCCGCCTGCGCGCACGTCACGAAGCGTCCGAACGCGGTCATCGAGCATCCGCCGGGTGAGGAGACCCAGTTCGACTGGCTCGAGCTGCCCGATGCGCCCACGCACTGGGGGTTCCCGACGAAGAAGGCGTTCCTGCTGGTCGGCTCGCTGGCCCACTCGGGGGTTTGGCGGGCGGTGCTCGCCCCGTCGATGGATCTGCCGCACCTGTTGGCCGCGATGAGCACCTTGCTGCGTCTGCTGGGTGGGCTCACTCGCGTGTGGCGCTTCGATCGGATGCGCACCGTGCTGGACCCGGTCACGGGGGATCTGACGGCGATGTTCGCCGGGTTCGCGAAGCACCACGGCGTCCAGGTGGTCGCCTGCCGGCCCCGCTCCGGCAACCGCAAGGGCGTGGTCGAGAAGAATAACCACACCGCCGCGCAACGCTGGTGGCGGACTCTGCCCGACGAACTCACCCTCGAGCAGGCCCAGGCCGGTGTCGAGGCGTTCGCCCGCCGACAAGACCAGCGACGCCGGGAAGACGTGTCCGGGTGGAGCACCGCGAAGGCGATGTTCGCCGCCGAACGGCTCCGAGCGTTGCCACCGACGGTGTTCCCGGTGATCCTCACCGAGGAACGCACCGCCACCCGGCAGGCGCTGATCGACTGGCGCGGCAACCGGTATTCCGTCCCACCCGAACTCGCTGCCGGGAAGGTCGTCGTCCATCACCGCCACGGCAGCGACACCATCGACATCGCCACCCTCTCCGGCGCGGTCCTCGCCCGGCACCGAGTCGCCGAACCGGGCCTGGGGGTCACGATCCGCGACACCGGACACGTCACCGCCCTCGAAACGATCGCCCTCGCCTCGGCACCGCCGGGACGCTCCCACCGCCGCAAGGAACGCATCCCACCCGGCGCCACCGCCCTGCGCGCCGCCGCCGTGCTCACCGGCGCCGCGGAACCGCTCTCGACCGTGATCAGCCTGGCCGCCTACGAGCAGGCCGCGAAGAACAGGAACACCCTCCCATGACCACCACCACGAACACCGCCGCCAGCGTCTACCAACAGCTGCGCAACCACCTCACCGACCTGAAACTCGCCGACGCCGCCGACGCCCTCCCGAAGGTGCTCGACCAAGCCCAAACCGAGGGCTGGAGCCTCACCCACACCCTCGAGCACCTCCTGCGCATCGAGGTCACCGCCACCGAAGCCCGACGCCTCGCCGGCCGGTTCCGGTTCGCGAACCTCCCCACCGGCGCCACCCTCGACGACTTCGACCTCGACCACGCCTCCGGCATCGACCGAAACCTGCTCACCGAACTCGGCACCTGCCGCTACCTCGACACCGCCACCAACATCCTCCTCATCGGCTCACCCGGCGTCGGGAAGACCCACATCGCCACCGGCCTCGGGCACGCCGCCGTCACCGCCGGCTACCGCGTCTACTTCACCTCCGCCGCCGACCTCGCCGCCCGCTGCCACCGCGCCGCCATCGAAGGAAAATGGTCCACCATGATGCGATTCTTCGCCGGACCGACCCTGCTCATCATCGACGAACTGGGCTACCTCCCGCTGCCCGGCGAGGCCGCCTCAGCACTCTTCCAAGTCATCAACCAGCGCTACCTGAAGACCTCGATCGTGATCACCACCAACCGACCGGTCGGAGCCTGGGGCGAAATCCTCGGCGACACCACCGTCGCCGCCGCCATGCTCGACCGGCTCCTCCACCGCTCCGTCGTCATCACCCTCGACGGCCCCTCCTACCGACTCCGCAACCACCACGCCGCAGCCGACGAACTACGCCGCGCCACAACCGGCACCAACCTGCGCTAACCTAACCCCGCGACCTGAGGAACTTCGACGAGCAACTCTGGGGAAATTCGCTGAGCACCGTCAAGGTGGGGCATCGTCCCTGGGACGCAGGTTGAGTTCCTTGGTGAAGCAGACCAGCACCTCGATCTCGAAGCGGGCGAGCTGCGGCCTTGGACTCCGCCGTGCACGTCTGCTGCATGAATAGCGGCGTGCTCACTG harbors:
- the istA gene encoding IS21 family transposase; this encodes MDIHALKRQGMTISEIARRTNHDRKTIRAYLNGDRVPGRRQRAVPDSFEAFVDYVSARLSEDPHLWAATLLDELRPLGYAGSYPTLTRQIRDRGLRPACAACAHVTKRPNAVIEHPPGEETQFDWLELPDAPTHWGFPTKKAFLLVGSLAHSGVWRAVLAPSMDLPHLLAAMSTLLRLLGGLTRVWRFDRMRTVLDPVTGDLTAMFAGFAKHHGVQVVACRPRSGNRKGVVEKNNHTAAQRWWRTLPDELTLEQAQAGVEAFARRQDQRRREDVSGWSTAKAMFAAERLRALPPTVFPVILTEERTATRQALIDWRGNRYSVPPELAAGKVVVHHRHGSDTIDIATLSGAVLARHRVAEPGLGVTIRDTGHVTALETIALASAPPGRSHRRKERIPPGATALRAAAVLTGAAEPLSTVISLAAYEQAAKNRNTLP
- the istB gene encoding IS21-like element helper ATPase IstB, with amino-acid sequence MTTTTNTAASVYQQLRNHLTDLKLADAADALPKVLDQAQTEGWSLTHTLEHLLRIEVTATEARRLAGRFRFANLPTGATLDDFDLDHASGIDRNLLTELGTCRYLDTATNILLIGSPGVGKTHIATGLGHAAVTAGYRVYFTSAADLAARCHRAAIEGKWSTMMRFFAGPTLLIIDELGYLPLPGEAASALFQVINQRYLKTSIVITTNRPVGAWGEILGDTTVAAAMLDRLLHRSVVITLDGPSYRLRNHHAAADELRRATTGTNLR